The Alkalinema sp. FACHB-956 genome has a window encoding:
- a CDS encoding class I SAM-dependent methyltransferase: MADITPAYELNPTGRFSDRAEEYDQYRPSYPAAAIDRILSHLTPAPMAVDCSMNCNRPTAADIGAGTGIAARLLADRGLQVWAVEPNAAMRTTGQRSVQIQSSVQMQSSVQVQNSVQVQNSVQVQNSVQVQNSVEPHLTTPNSQPITFWDGTAEATQLPPASMDVVTAFQAFHWFHPDRALAEFHRILKPTGRLAIVWNNRDRSDAFTALYGKFMKQASPTPTLAERRDNPEPLYQSALFTHTHHYAIAHTQSLDLAGLLGLAKSRSYVPLAGAAHDRLMTDLTQLYQQFADDAGRVFIHYRTNLYLATPISTPPIARVDSPAE, encoded by the coding sequence ATGGCTGATATCACGCCTGCCTACGAACTCAATCCCACTGGACGGTTCAGCGATCGTGCGGAGGAGTACGATCAATATCGCCCCAGCTACCCTGCTGCCGCGATCGATCGCATCCTCAGCCACCTTACCCCTGCGCCCATGGCTGTAGACTGTTCCATGAATTGCAACAGACCCACTGCCGCCGATATTGGGGCTGGCACTGGAATTGCTGCTCGCTTACTGGCCGATCGGGGCTTGCAAGTGTGGGCAGTGGAACCGAATGCCGCCATGCGGACAACCGGACAGCGCAGTGTACAAATACAAAGCAGTGTACAAATGCAAAGCAGTGTACAAGTACAAAACAGTGTACAAGTACAAAACAGTGTACAAGTACAAAACAGTGTACAAGTACAAAACAGTGTAGAACCTCACCTGACAACCCCCAATTCCCAGCCCATCACCTTTTGGGACGGAACTGCCGAGGCTACCCAATTGCCCCCAGCTTCCATGGACGTGGTTACTGCCTTCCAAGCCTTCCATTGGTTCCACCCCGATCGTGCCTTGGCGGAATTTCACCGGATTCTCAAACCAACAGGCCGTCTCGCGATCGTCTGGAATAACCGAGATCGATCGGACGCCTTCACTGCCCTGTATGGCAAATTCATGAAGCAGGCCAGTCCCACTCCCACCCTCGCTGAACGTCGCGACAATCCTGAACCGCTCTACCAGTCTGCGCTCTTTACCCACACCCACCATTACGCCATTGCCCATACGCAATCGCTAGATCTAGCGGGCTTACTGGGCCTCGCCAAAAGTCGATCCTATGTGCCACTGGCAGGCGCAGCCCACGATCGCCTCATGACTGATTTAACGCAGCTTTACCAGCAATTCGCCGATGACGCAGGTCGAGTCTTTATTCACTACCGGACTAACCTTTACCTTGCCACCCCTATATCGACTCCCCCGATCGCGCGGGTTGATAGCCCTGCGGAATAA
- a CDS encoding pentapeptide repeat-containing protein yields MMFRLLSTFLVVCCDRWRQRLCTVMAIGVMVVGCLGWDLPAQAAASAAASGNPLAEAGSTLVGRDLTGAQLAQAEFANANLNDTNFSQANLVGAVFSTSTFTGTVFRGADLTQSIFDQVRLYNVDFRDANLTDSMLLRTEFNGVTITGADFTGAILTALQVKQLCAIADGINSQTGVSTRESLGCRG; encoded by the coding sequence ATGATGTTTAGGCTGCTCTCAACTTTCTTGGTGGTGTGTTGCGATCGCTGGCGGCAGCGGCTCTGCACCGTGATGGCGATCGGGGTCATGGTTGTCGGTTGTTTGGGATGGGATCTCCCGGCTCAGGCAGCCGCTTCGGCAGCGGCAAGTGGTAATCCCTTGGCGGAGGCAGGGTCAACTTTGGTTGGACGGGATTTGACAGGAGCACAGCTGGCGCAAGCGGAGTTTGCTAATGCCAATTTAAATGATACAAATTTTAGCCAAGCGAACTTGGTAGGGGCCGTCTTCAGTACCTCAACGTTTACTGGAACTGTGTTTCGGGGAGCCGATCTGACCCAATCCATTTTTGACCAAGTGCGCCTGTACAATGTCGATTTTCGGGACGCCAATCTGACTGATTCTATGCTCCTGAGGACAGAATTTAATGGCGTAACCATTACCGGAGCGGATTTTACCGGGGCAATTTTGACAGCCTTGCAGGTCAAACAACTCTGCGCGATCGCCGATGGGATCAACTCCCAAACAGGTGTGAGTACTCGGGAATCCTTGGGTTGCCGAGGTTAA
- a CDS encoding ATP-binding protein: protein MNPITLSRQINAAIVNVSGRQRMLSQRIACLLQQWIYATDLQPAIALHQELHHVIDLMERSHRGLIHGDAQLNLPGSPSQAVLALYFEPPVRLNDLVSNYIANVRRVLALPEDQRSIAHPVVQEVLTTANYELLNALDCVVHQYEKESDIEQATIADQLVYLYQSSLSAAETAQQQTKQLEEILIDLHQTQTQLLQAEKMSSLGQLVAGIAHEINNPVNFIYGNLPHVSQYTQDLLALIELYEQSASVDEIQAYRDEIEFAFLKADLPRVLNSMYSGTDRVRQLVLSLRNFSRLDEAELKDVDLHEGLESTLLILRHRCKPVMSWPGIQIQRDYANLPAVTCNPGRINQVFMNLLSNALDALEDYGRQRPELYSERARPTITIHTAVQHDRVVICIADNGPGIPEIVQAKVFDPFFTTKPIGKGTGLGLSICYQIIEAHQGKLSCHSVLGQGTEFRIELPITGMLIPPVAPDARLSGGSTTLSTPITNTLPLVGSLGMASTAMAANSELVPLQPSAIAH, encoded by the coding sequence GTGAATCCAATCACCCTGTCTCGGCAAATCAATGCAGCGATCGTGAATGTTAGTGGTCGTCAGCGGATGTTGTCTCAACGTATCGCCTGTCTGCTACAACAGTGGATTTATGCCACGGATTTGCAGCCAGCCATCGCTTTACACCAAGAACTTCACCATGTAATTGATTTGATGGAGCGATCGCACCGAGGGCTCATCCATGGTGATGCGCAATTGAACTTACCCGGTTCGCCCTCTCAAGCAGTTTTAGCGCTTTATTTTGAGCCTCCAGTACGGTTAAATGATCTCGTTTCTAACTATATTGCGAATGTTCGTCGAGTCTTGGCATTGCCAGAAGATCAGCGTTCGATCGCGCATCCAGTGGTGCAAGAAGTTCTCACCACTGCAAATTACGAGTTATTGAATGCACTAGATTGTGTCGTGCATCAGTATGAGAAGGAAAGTGACATTGAACAAGCAACCATTGCAGATCAACTAGTTTATCTCTATCAAAGTAGTTTAAGTGCAGCAGAAACTGCACAACAGCAAACCAAACAGTTAGAAGAAATTTTAATTGATTTACACCAAACGCAAACGCAACTTCTGCAAGCTGAAAAGATGTCCAGTTTAGGGCAGCTAGTGGCGGGGATTGCCCATGAAATTAATAACCCAGTGAATTTTATCTATGGCAATCTGCCCCATGTTTCGCAGTATACACAGGATTTGTTAGCGTTAATCGAACTCTACGAGCAATCGGCCTCCGTTGATGAAATTCAAGCCTATCGGGATGAGATTGAATTTGCATTCCTCAAAGCCGACTTACCCCGAGTTTTGAACTCGATGTACAGTGGAACCGATCGTGTGCGTCAGTTGGTCTTATCCCTACGTAACTTCTCTCGATTAGATGAAGCAGAGTTGAAAGATGTCGATCTCCATGAAGGCTTAGAAAGCACGCTGTTGATTCTACGCCATCGATGCAAACCAGTCATGAGCTGGCCGGGAATTCAAATTCAGCGGGATTATGCCAACTTGCCAGCGGTGACTTGCAATCCTGGTCGGATTAACCAAGTCTTTATGAATCTGCTCAGTAATGCCTTGGATGCCCTAGAGGACTACGGGCGGCAAAGACCGGAGCTCTATTCCGAACGGGCTCGTCCAACCATCACCATCCACACTGCCGTTCAGCACGATCGGGTGGTTATTTGCATCGCGGACAATGGGCCAGGGATTCCTGAAATCGTTCAGGCCAAAGTGTTTGATCCCTTTTTCACCACCAAGCCGATCGGGAAAGGAACAGGGTTAGGGCTTTCTATTTGTTATCAGATTATTGAGGCCCACCAAGGCAAATTGAGTTGCCATTCTGTGTTGGGGCAAGGAACAGAGTTTCGGATTGAATTGCCCATCACTGGGATGTTGATCCCACCGGTTGCGCCCGATGCTCGCTTATCTGGCGGTTCAACTACCCTCTCGACACCGATCACCAATACCCTTCCCTTAGTGGGCTCGCTGGGGATGGCGTCCACTGCGATGGCAGCGAATTCTGAGTTGGTCCCCCTTCAACCCAGTGCAATAGCCCACTAA
- a CDS encoding cobalamin biosynthesis protein, with amino-acid sequence MFDLTVHVCSIEEWGQLFGWQKGSGDWAGVNAAIARGDRVQVLQDSGCDLWARNLPDTHPFVWDELEYSADTKPEFQAQARVWISYRQRKFAPQSNFPKVQWHPRVLWVGIGCQRATPRSVIEAGLQRVFQENHLAEGAIAGLATIDLKADEGGLIELASARSYPVQYFAAEQLQQVPIPVPSDIVATQVGTPSVAAAAALLAAQLSADSTQPSVGSTINIANLLVKKRVFRQDGQPGAVTIAVAVADREYTGTQAGTSYR; translated from the coding sequence GTGTTTGATTTGACAGTCCATGTTTGTTCAATTGAGGAATGGGGACAGCTTTTCGGATGGCAAAAAGGCAGTGGTGATTGGGCGGGGGTGAATGCGGCGATCGCGCGGGGCGATCGGGTACAGGTTCTGCAGGATTCGGGTTGCGATTTGTGGGCAAGGAATTTGCCAGATACCCATCCCTTTGTGTGGGATGAGCTGGAATATAGTGCAGACACAAAGCCAGAATTTCAGGCCCAAGCGCGGGTTTGGATTAGTTATCGACAGCGGAAGTTTGCCCCCCAGTCCAACTTTCCTAAGGTGCAGTGGCATCCCAGAGTATTGTGGGTGGGGATTGGATGCCAGCGGGCAACCCCTCGATCGGTGATTGAGGCAGGGTTGCAACGTGTGTTTCAGGAAAATCATTTAGCAGAAGGGGCGATCGCAGGATTAGCCACGATCGATTTAAAAGCAGATGAAGGGGGCTTAATCGAACTAGCGAGCGCACGTTCCTATCCTGTGCAATATTTCGCAGCAGAGCAATTACAACAGGTCCCGATCCCAGTACCATCTGACATCGTGGCCACCCAAGTTGGAACACCCAGTGTGGCAGCCGCAGCGGCATTGTTGGCTGCTCAACTCTCAGCAGACTCTACTCAACCCTCAGTAGGCTCTACAATCAACATCGCGAATTTATTAGTCAAGAAACGGGTATTTCGGCAGGACGGGCAACCGGGGGCGGTGACGATCGCTGTTGCCGTCGCTGATCGGGAATATACTGGAACCCAGGCTGGAACATCATACAGGTGA
- a CDS encoding pre-peptidase C-terminal domain-containing protein: MPANLNNNSFATPTNITTTAGSSPLTGSLSATGGDEVDYYRFSLSSDSNLKIVLNGLTGDARLSLYRRTDSAVATENDLVQNLPTNNQGRLSDVIVLNDAAAGAGTYYLKVDLGSAAPSADYKLSVVTSSSDFSGSILWRNSAANVFAPWRIQDTTVVGTSSQPISSDYVLVGTGDFDGDGTNDFFWQNRNINSSDYGAAAIWWTNDGMTFAPGSAAIRDSLGNVIRVGQEWNVQSLKDLDGNGTADILWRNLVSGDIAMWLMGKNPQTGVPTISGGTILNRALGFTLPASSGWDVVGVNNIDSQFGADVLWKNRFSNQVALWTLSSTAILSATVVPIQPSLDYKIIGFVDVTGDGQADIIWRNDQRNQLAIWKMNGTTLVDSVAYSVSSAYKVAAIKDLNGDGIADFLWRNTDNGQGGTYGWLMGGGTNGLAYTAARQLSLTNGSNPFVGSGYEVLGVHDFDGFNNSTSHILWRGQAGDVYVWKMDGLTIVESKLLSNATGSAWQLPSLNYGDYKEPQFGSVQLTSQFQTIGGSSSTEAFDIGVLNNKGVYKDTVSNRNNKTDWYKFTVLQSTDFKASDENSSVSLELYKADANGNLTTTAVPYPTEGNAIILDTGTYYLKVNAGGSSNGLLPYTLNVEGVPRTIDVFGTNFRLAETTATNPPTGSNDFSTDLPDVTNTGNPERKTVKSFLTIKNGGTVKTGSFKVKYYLSRTSTIDPDSSTTVLLKTVDVTNGVDPAVVGSQDPTTGTFTLIEDLVLPDGRNIDPKKFWTRDAGTYYIGVVIDADNNLVEGAEGEQNNTNQGNFLDSSSFVANNVQVAELVGQSLTVINPSQTYLPEGTLQVSYSVQNQGRRPTTDFNNKINIQFVLSQDNIIGNADDSTLVSDLVEIAGIAGSTASGPATSGVQTRNIFLPDSLDNFWQNLGTGTKTVYIGMRIDPGNLIEESVEDNNLNQGLGIDFASFQVDLQPIT; encoded by the coding sequence ATGCCTGCTAACCTGAACAATAATTCTTTCGCAACTCCTACTAACATCACAACTACGGCAGGATCGTCACCACTTACAGGTTCTCTTAGTGCTACTGGGGGCGACGAGGTTGACTATTATCGCTTTTCGTTATCGAGTGATAGCAACCTGAAAATTGTTTTGAACGGGTTGACTGGGGACGCCAGGCTATCACTCTATCGTCGTACCGATAGTGCTGTAGCGACTGAGAATGATTTAGTCCAAAACCTACCGACTAACAACCAAGGTCGCCTCAGTGATGTGATTGTTCTTAATGATGCAGCAGCGGGTGCAGGAACTTACTATCTCAAAGTGGATCTCGGTTCAGCCGCACCTTCCGCTGACTACAAGTTATCGGTAGTCACCAGTAGCTCCGATTTTTCGGGTAGTATCCTATGGCGCAATTCAGCTGCTAATGTTTTTGCTCCGTGGAGGATTCAGGACACAACCGTTGTAGGAACATCATCACAACCCATTAGTAGTGATTATGTGCTTGTGGGAACTGGTGATTTTGACGGGGATGGTACTAATGACTTTTTCTGGCAAAACCGTAATATTAACTCTAGCGACTATGGTGCAGCTGCAATCTGGTGGACTAATGATGGCATGACCTTTGCTCCAGGATCTGCTGCAATTCGAGATAGCCTTGGCAATGTCATTAGAGTTGGGCAAGAGTGGAATGTTCAGTCATTGAAAGATCTAGATGGTAATGGGACGGCTGACATTTTATGGCGGAACCTGGTTTCCGGTGACATCGCCATGTGGCTGATGGGAAAAAATCCCCAAACGGGCGTTCCAACGATCAGTGGTGGAACAATCCTCAACCGAGCGCTGGGTTTTACGTTGCCGGCCTCTTCTGGTTGGGATGTTGTAGGAGTCAATAATATTGATAGCCAATTTGGAGCCGATGTCCTTTGGAAGAATCGGTTTTCCAATCAGGTGGCTCTCTGGACTCTGAGTAGTACTGCAATTCTTTCAGCCACTGTTGTACCGATCCAACCATCTTTAGATTATAAGATCATTGGCTTTGTCGATGTTACCGGGGATGGTCAGGCTGATATTATTTGGCGTAATGATCAACGCAATCAACTAGCCATCTGGAAAATGAATGGAACAACACTGGTAGACAGTGTGGCCTATTCTGTGTCATCAGCCTATAAGGTTGCTGCCATTAAAGATTTGAATGGGGATGGAATTGCTGATTTTCTCTGGCGTAATACTGACAATGGACAAGGGGGCACCTATGGCTGGCTCATGGGAGGAGGAACTAATGGATTAGCCTATACGGCGGCCCGCCAATTATCTCTTACCAACGGCAGTAATCCTTTTGTCGGATCTGGTTACGAGGTACTAGGCGTTCATGATTTTGATGGCTTTAACAATTCCACATCTCATATCCTTTGGCGAGGCCAAGCAGGGGATGTCTACGTTTGGAAGATGGATGGACTCACCATCGTTGAAAGTAAATTACTGTCCAATGCTACCGGTTCTGCGTGGCAGCTACCGAGTCTAAATTATGGGGATTACAAAGAGCCTCAATTTGGGTCAGTTCAATTGACCAGTCAGTTCCAGACGATCGGGGGCTCCAGTTCCACTGAAGCTTTCGATATTGGGGTTCTGAATAATAAAGGTGTCTATAAAGACACCGTCAGTAACCGCAACAACAAGACTGACTGGTACAAGTTCACAGTTCTTCAGTCTACAGACTTTAAGGCCTCAGATGAAAACTCATCCGTTTCGCTAGAGCTGTACAAGGCTGATGCCAATGGCAATCTGACAACTACAGCTGTGCCCTACCCAACTGAAGGGAATGCGATCATTCTAGATACAGGAACTTACTACCTCAAAGTCAATGCAGGCGGCAGTTCCAATGGTTTGCTGCCCTATACATTGAATGTTGAAGGGGTCCCCAGAACTATTGATGTCTTTGGAACCAACTTTAGACTCGCAGAGACGACAGCCACTAATCCACCGACAGGATCCAACGATTTCTCAACAGATTTGCCGGACGTGACTAATACAGGCAACCCTGAGCGGAAAACTGTAAAATCTTTCCTCACCATCAAGAACGGCGGAACGGTGAAGACGGGTAGCTTTAAGGTGAAGTACTACCTGTCTCGAACTTCGACGATCGATCCAGATAGTAGTACCACGGTGTTGCTGAAAACGGTTGATGTAACCAATGGTGTTGACCCAGCAGTGGTAGGAAGTCAAGATCCAACGACAGGCACCTTCACACTGATAGAGGATTTAGTGCTACCGGATGGCCGGAACATCGATCCGAAGAAGTTCTGGACGCGAGATGCGGGTACTTACTACATTGGCGTCGTGATTGATGCCGATAACAATCTAGTGGAAGGAGCCGAAGGTGAACAGAATAATACCAATCAAGGGAACTTCCTGGATTCTTCCAGCTTTGTGGCCAATAATGTTCAAGTAGCCGAACTGGTGGGGCAATCCCTGACTGTTATCAATCCATCGCAGACCTATCTACCAGAGGGCACATTGCAAGTCAGCTACAGTGTCCAAAACCAAGGTCGTCGTCCTACGACAGACTTCAACAATAAGATCAACATTCAGTTTGTGCTATCTCAGGACAACATTATTGGTAACGCTGACGACAGTACTCTGGTGTCTGACTTGGTTGAGATTGCTGGAATCGCAGGTAGCACTGCTTCAGGCCCTGCTACATCTGGTGTTCAGACCCGCAACATTTTCTTGCCAGACTCCTTGGATAACTTCTGGCAAAATCTTGGGACTGGTACTAAGACGGTTTACATTGGGATGCGGATTGATCCCGGCAACTTGATTGAAGAATCTGTTGAAGATAATAATTTGAATCAGGGCCTAGGCATTGACTTTGCGAGTTTCCAAGTAGACTTACAGCCGATTACCTAA
- the cobO gene encoding cob(I)yrinic acid a,c-diamide adenosyltransferase, with translation MPSSDLPPDLEQTAADLTLTEEQYQRKMQRRKAVQEKRLAEKNQEKGLIIVHTGNGKGKTTAALGMVLRSLGHGYKVAIVQFIKGAWEPAEKAAFAPWGEQLEFHAMGEGFTWETQDRDRDIQRAQTAWQKAQDFIRHPDYRLILLDEVNIALKLGYLSSSQVLQELEQKPQDKHVILTGRGAPADLIDKADLVTEMTLVKHPFKEQGVKAQAGIEF, from the coding sequence ATGCCTTCATCGGATTTGCCCCCGGATCTAGAACAAACAGCAGCAGATTTAACGCTGACAGAAGAACAGTATCAGCGGAAAATGCAGCGTCGCAAAGCAGTGCAGGAAAAGCGACTTGCAGAGAAAAATCAAGAAAAAGGACTGATTATTGTCCACACCGGGAACGGGAAGGGGAAAACAACGGCTGCCTTAGGGATGGTCTTACGATCGCTCGGCCATGGGTACAAAGTTGCGATCGTGCAGTTTATTAAAGGAGCATGGGAACCCGCAGAAAAAGCAGCCTTTGCCCCTTGGGGAGAACAATTAGAGTTCCACGCCATGGGGGAAGGATTTACCTGGGAAACCCAGGATCGCGATCGGGATATCCAAAGGGCTCAGACCGCTTGGCAGAAAGCTCAAGATTTCATTCGTCATCCGGATTATCGGCTTATTCTTCTGGATGAGGTTAATATTGCATTAAAGCTGGGGTACCTGAGTAGTTCTCAAGTACTTCAAGAATTAGAGCAAAAGCCGCAAGATAAACATGTCATTTTGACTGGACGTGGTGCACCTGCTGATCTGATTGATAAAGCAGATTTAGTGACAGAAATGACGTTAGTGAAACATCCCTTTAAGGAGCAAGGTGTCAAAGCACAAGCCGGTATTGAGTTCTAG
- the petH gene encoding ferredoxin--NADP reductase translates to MFNSSASGSQSAGSRMYRYEVVGLLGGRESGSTFFNVSYDRMSSFVQQISRRGGKIVSIQPLDGTQGPAVSTFVPTAQTAPAAVSETKAEAPKSEKKAVAHEEVRVNTYRPNNPLTGKVVSNEALVGDGGVGIVQHIKFDIDGSDLKYVEGQSIGIIPPGIDAKGKPYKLRLYSIASTRHGDDVDDKTVSLCVRQLEYKNEAGETIYGVCSTYLCNLKQGDEVQITGPTGKEMLLPPDEDANVIMFATGTGIAPMRAYLWRMFKDKERAANPHYQFKGFAWLVFGVPTSPNILYREELEEMQTRYPENFRLTYAISREQQNQEGGRMYIQHRVGENAVELWNLMKNPKTHTYICGLRGMEPGIEEALGAEAAKEGIVWKEYVRQMKKEERWHVETY, encoded by the coding sequence ATGTTTAATTCCAGCGCAAGCGGCAGCCAGTCGGCTGGCAGTCGGATGTATCGATACGAAGTAGTAGGGCTGCTAGGGGGACGCGAAAGCGGTTCTACGTTCTTCAATGTGTCCTACGATCGCATGTCCAGCTTCGTGCAGCAGATTTCCCGTCGTGGCGGCAAAATTGTGAGCATTCAGCCCCTGGATGGTACCCAAGGGCCTGCAGTTTCCACTTTTGTTCCTACTGCACAGACAGCTCCTGCTGCGGTGTCTGAAACTAAGGCGGAAGCGCCTAAGTCAGAGAAAAAAGCCGTGGCACACGAAGAGGTACGGGTTAACACCTATCGTCCGAATAACCCGCTCACAGGCAAAGTCGTCTCCAATGAGGCTTTGGTCGGTGACGGGGGGGTTGGAATTGTGCAACACATCAAGTTTGATATTGATGGTAGCGATCTGAAGTACGTGGAAGGGCAAAGTATCGGAATCATTCCTCCGGGAATCGATGCGAAGGGTAAGCCTTATAAGCTGCGCCTTTACTCGATCGCGTCCACCCGCCATGGGGATGATGTAGACGACAAAACCGTTTCGCTTTGCGTTCGTCAATTGGAATACAAGAATGAAGCCGGAGAGACGATCTACGGCGTTTGTTCTACCTACCTGTGTAACCTGAAGCAAGGGGATGAGGTGCAAATTACTGGCCCAACCGGGAAAGAAATGCTCCTGCCGCCCGATGAAGACGCCAATGTCATCATGTTTGCAACGGGCACAGGGATTGCACCCATGCGGGCTTACCTATGGCGGATGTTCAAAGATAAAGAGCGTGCAGCCAACCCCCACTACCAGTTTAAGGGTTTCGCTTGGTTGGTCTTCGGGGTTCCGACTAGCCCCAACATTCTCTACCGGGAAGAGTTGGAAGAAATGCAAACCCGCTATCCTGAAAATTTCCGTTTAACCTACGCGATCAGTCGGGAACAACAAAACCAAGAAGGTGGCCGGATGTATATCCAACACCGAGTGGGCGAAAATGCAGTTGAACTGTGGAACCTCATGAAGAATCCCAAAACCCACACTTATATTTGTGGTTTGCGGGGAATGGAGCCAGGAATTGAGGAAGCTTTGGGAGCCGAAGCCGCCAAGGAAGGGATTGTCTGGAAGGAATACGTCCGCCAGATGAAGAAAGAAGAGCGTTGGCACGTTGAAACTTACTAA
- a CDS encoding phosphoribulokinase, with product MTKPDRVVLIGVAGDSGCGKSTFLRRITDLFGEDFVTVICLDDYHSLDRKQRKETGITALDPRANNFDLMYEQIKTLKSGKSIMKPIYNHETGEIDPPENIDPNHIIVVEGLHPLFDERVRGLLDFSVYLDIDDEVKIAWKIQRDMAERGHSYEDVLQAINARKPDFEAYIDPQKQYADVVIRVLPTNLIKDDTERKVLRVQMIQRDGVTGFEPTYLFDEGSTIDWIPCGRKLTCSYPGIKMHYGPDVYYGNSVSVLEVDGQFDKLDEVIYIEKHLSNTSAKHPGEVTELLLQHREYPGSNNGTGLFQVLTGVKMRATYERLIQEASKVAASV from the coding sequence ATGACTAAGCCAGACCGTGTGGTACTCATCGGCGTTGCTGGAGATTCCGGCTGCGGTAAGTCCACGTTTTTGCGCCGCATCACCGATCTGTTCGGGGAAGATTTTGTAACGGTGATCTGCCTCGACGACTACCACAGTCTGGATCGTAAGCAGCGCAAAGAAACTGGGATTACAGCCTTGGATCCCCGTGCAAATAACTTTGATCTGATGTATGAGCAGATCAAAACGCTGAAAAGCGGCAAGAGCATCATGAAGCCAATCTACAACCATGAGACTGGCGAAATTGATCCGCCCGAAAATATTGATCCGAACCACATCATTGTGGTGGAAGGTTTACACCCGTTGTTTGACGAGCGTGTAAGAGGTTTGTTGGACTTCAGCGTTTACCTTGATATTGACGATGAGGTCAAAATTGCTTGGAAGATTCAGCGCGACATGGCTGAGCGTGGCCACAGCTACGAAGATGTACTGCAAGCCATTAATGCCCGGAAGCCTGACTTTGAAGCTTACATCGATCCGCAAAAGCAATATGCTGACGTGGTCATCCGTGTGTTGCCGACCAACCTAATTAAGGATGATACAGAGCGCAAAGTCCTGCGGGTTCAGATGATCCAACGGGATGGTGTGACCGGCTTTGAGCCAACCTACCTGTTTGATGAAGGGTCTACGATCGATTGGATTCCCTGCGGACGTAAGCTCACCTGTTCCTATCCCGGCATCAAGATGCACTACGGGCCTGATGTCTACTACGGCAACAGTGTATCGGTGCTCGAAGTCGATGGACAGTTCGACAAGCTGGATGAAGTGATCTACATCGAGAAGCACCTGAGCAACACCTCTGCGAAGCATCCCGGCGAAGTCACCGAGTTGCTGCTGCAACACCGTGAATATCCAGGTTCTAACAATGGAACCGGTTTGTTCCAAGTGTTAACGGGTGTGAAGATGCGCGCCACCTATGAGCGGCTGATCCAAGAAGCTAGCAAGGTTGCAGCGAGTGTTTAA
- the hslO gene encoding Hsp33 family molecular chaperone HslO has product MADQLIRATAADGGIRVVGVITTDLAQEARERHKLSYVATAALGRAMTGALLLASSMKKAGSRVNVRLKGDGPLRSMTADAGLDGTVRGYVADPAMEIALSDRGGLNVGGAVGRSGYVHVMRDEGSGTPYTSTTELVSGEVGEDLTYYLANSEQTPSSMILGEFINADGVVAAGGLLIQILPKAVDNDLLVTILESRISEMQSFTAMLRSGKQLAEIMEDILGDLGLEIFPDVQPVRFHCPCSHQRVLSALKLLGQEELQDMINQNEIAEATCHFCNTIYYADVEELQKLLDELRSRTVEAS; this is encoded by the coding sequence ATGGCCGACCAGCTAATTCGGGCAACGGCAGCAGATGGCGGAATTCGGGTGGTAGGCGTCATTACCACCGATCTCGCCCAGGAAGCACGGGAACGCCACAAACTTTCCTACGTGGCCACTGCTGCATTGGGGCGAGCCATGACGGGGGCATTATTATTGGCTTCTAGCATGAAAAAAGCTGGCTCACGGGTCAATGTGCGTCTCAAAGGAGATGGCCCGCTGCGTAGTATGACAGCAGATGCAGGATTAGATGGCACTGTGCGGGGTTATGTTGCGGATCCTGCTATGGAAATTGCTTTGAGCGATCGGGGCGGTTTGAATGTAGGCGGTGCGGTGGGACGTAGCGGCTATGTCCACGTCATGCGGGATGAAGGCAGTGGCACTCCCTACACCAGTACGACTGAGCTCGTCTCGGGGGAGGTGGGAGAGGATTTAACCTACTATCTGGCCAACTCGGAACAAACCCCGTCTTCCATGATTTTGGGAGAGTTTATCAATGCTGATGGGGTGGTAGCGGCGGGGGGCTTGTTAATCCAAATTTTGCCGAAAGCTGTAGATAATGACCTCCTTGTCACCATTTTGGAATCCCGGATTTCGGAGATGCAGTCCTTCACGGCAATGCTGCGATCGGGCAAACAACTCGCGGAAATTATGGAGGATATTCTCGGGGATTTGGGGTTGGAGATCTTCCCAGACGTTCAACCGGTGCGATTTCACTGCCCCTGTAGTCATCAACGAGTGCTCAGTGCCCTCAAGCTCTTGGGTCAAGAGGAACTCCAGGACATGATTAATCAAAATGAAATTGCCGAAGCAACCTGCCATTTCTGCAATACCATCTACTACGCCGATGTTGAGGAGTTGCAAAAACTGCTGGATGAATTGCGATCTCGCACAGTTGAAGCGAGCTAG